One Burkholderiales bacterium DNA segment encodes these proteins:
- a CDS encoding ABC transporter substrate-binding protein: MKDKISSPASAGRREAIKAAAALSVVPLLGFPAVLRAQGDAIRLGHLTPRTGFLGQVGEYGFKGATLAVEEANARGGVLGRRIELIAEDSVNPQTAVNKAQKLIERDRVICLIGEISSASGLAIGEQAQRYKIPFFNTGCNSDALRGSNCKRYMFHIEGSNTMYTKTIGTWQLQKNLIKGARWAFLTADYAFGHDLYKVSSRFLEEHGGIILNNDFVPTNTADYSAYILKLRQLKPDFVYLNLAGVDQTTFLKQYREYNLPYELAGGVMDTAPFWAAGLENLSGHWQSLWYHGLTVPASRTFTERFVKKFGHPPENQAWGDYVGVRIVLQTVAETKSTEPRRLIEHLEKGAEFDLLKARKGRFRDWDHQLLQEMYVVKVKDKSRSKDKWDIFDLVETVPDAKGSLELIQPTQAENPCDMPAA; this comes from the coding sequence ATGAAAGACAAGATCAGTTCACCGGCCTCGGCCGGCCGGCGTGAGGCAATCAAGGCGGCCGCCGCATTGTCGGTCGTGCCACTGCTGGGTTTTCCGGCGGTGCTGCGCGCCCAGGGCGACGCCATCAGGCTGGGCCACCTCACGCCGCGCACCGGATTTCTCGGGCAGGTCGGCGAGTACGGCTTCAAGGGTGCGACACTTGCCGTGGAGGAAGCCAATGCGCGCGGCGGCGTTCTCGGTCGCAGGATCGAGCTGATCGCCGAGGACAGCGTCAATCCGCAGACCGCGGTGAACAAGGCGCAGAAGCTCATCGAGCGCGACAGGGTCATCTGTCTGATCGGAGAGATCAGCTCGGCTTCGGGGCTGGCGATCGGCGAGCAGGCGCAGCGCTACAAGATCCCTTTCTTCAACACCGGCTGCAATTCGGACGCACTGCGCGGCTCCAACTGCAAGCGCTACATGTTCCACATCGAAGGCAGCAACACCATGTACACGAAAACCATCGGTACCTGGCAGTTGCAGAAGAACCTCATCAAGGGCGCGCGCTGGGCCTTTCTCACCGCCGACTATGCCTTCGGCCACGATCTGTACAAGGTGTCCTCGCGCTTCCTCGAGGAGCACGGCGGCATCATCCTGAACAACGATTTCGTGCCGACCAACACCGCAGACTACAGCGCCTACATCCTGAAGCTGCGCCAGCTCAAGCCCGACTTCGTCTATCTCAATCTGGCGGGCGTGGACCAGACCACCTTCCTCAAGCAGTACCGGGAGTACAACCTGCCCTACGAGCTGGCCGGCGGCGTCATGGACACCGCCCCGTTCTGGGCGGCCGGGCTGGAAAACCTCTCCGGGCACTGGCAGAGCCTGTGGTATCACGGCCTGACCGTGCCGGCCTCCCGGACTTTCACCGAGCGCTTCGTGAAGAAGTTCGGACATCCGCCGGAGAACCAGGCGTGGGGCGATTACGTCGGGGTGCGCATCGTCCTGCAGACGGTGGCCGAAACGAAGAGCACCGAGCCACGCCGACTCATCGAGCACCTGGAGAAAGGCGCCGAATTCGATCTGCTCAAGGCACGCAAGGGCAGGTTCCGGGACTGGGATCACCAGTTGCTCCAGGAAATGTACGTCGTCAAGGTCAAGGACAAGTCCCGCTCGAAGGACAAGTGGGACATCTTCGACCTGGTCGAAACGGTGCCCGACGCTAAGGGCTCCCTCGAGCTGATCCAGCCTACGCAGGCCGAGAATCCCTGCGACATGCCAGCCGCCTGA
- a CDS encoding ABC transporter substrate-binding protein gives MKRLVQFAALAAAVSIAIIVPAHAQDRIRIGIITFLSGPAAGPFGVPAKNASDLIAEAMNRGGVIPGYGTRGLGGKQIELAYVDEAGGPTKVVTEYRNLVSRQNVDLVIGVISSGDCLAVAPVAEELKKFTVLFDCSTNRIFEEASYKYVFRTTTMATQENVAAARYVAEHYPDLKTFSGINPNYAWGQDAWADFTEAMKILKPGAQIATNVTPKLGAGQYSTEISALLGSGAEIIQNSLWGGDLEAYILQAAPRGLLARMPNIMITGETVLERLGDQLPDGTMIGARGPNGPFAPSTPLNNWFRKAYQERFGMMPVYASYHMATAFLGVKAAWEKAQAAAGGKQPTIDQVIAAFEYLKFDSVAGTVDMSLGKGHQAVQHVPYGTVKKVGGKVTLINVKYYPPEQISPPDGMKSVEWIRSGFKR, from the coding sequence ATGAAACGCCTTGTGCAGTTCGCGGCGCTCGCCGCGGCGGTGTCGATCGCGATAATCGTCCCGGCGCACGCCCAGGACAGGATCCGGATCGGCATCATCACCTTCCTGTCCGGACCGGCCGCCGGACCATTCGGAGTGCCGGCGAAGAACGCATCCGACCTGATCGCGGAGGCGATGAACCGGGGCGGCGTCATTCCCGGCTACGGGACCCGCGGTCTTGGCGGCAAGCAGATCGAGCTGGCGTATGTCGACGAGGCCGGCGGCCCGACCAAGGTCGTCACCGAATATCGCAACCTGGTCAGCCGCCAGAACGTCGACCTGGTGATCGGCGTCATTTCCAGCGGCGATTGCCTCGCGGTGGCACCGGTCGCCGAAGAACTGAAGAAGTTCACGGTGCTCTTCGACTGCTCCACCAACCGCATCTTCGAAGAGGCCTCCTACAAGTACGTGTTCCGCACCACGACGATGGCCACGCAGGAGAACGTCGCCGCGGCGCGCTATGTTGCCGAGCACTATCCCGACCTGAAGACGTTCTCCGGCATCAACCCGAACTATGCGTGGGGCCAGGATGCCTGGGCCGACTTCACCGAAGCGATGAAGATCCTGAAACCCGGGGCGCAGATCGCGACCAACGTCACGCCCAAGCTCGGGGCCGGCCAGTACAGCACCGAGATTTCCGCACTCCTGGGCAGCGGTGCCGAGATCATCCAGAACTCGCTGTGGGGCGGAGACCTCGAAGCCTACATCCTGCAGGCGGCCCCGCGCGGTCTGCTCGCGCGCATGCCGAACATCATGATCACCGGGGAAACCGTGCTCGAGCGTCTGGGCGACCAGTTGCCCGACGGCACCATGATCGGGGCGCGCGGACCCAACGGACCATTCGCGCCGTCCACCCCGCTCAACAACTGGTTCAGGAAGGCCTACCAGGAGCGCTTCGGGATGATGCCGGTGTACGCTTCCTATCACATGGCCACCGCTTTTCTCGGCGTCAAGGCCGCGTGGGAAAAAGCGCAGGCGGCCGCGGGCGGCAAGCAACCCACCATCGATCAGGTGATTGCGGCGTTCGAATACCTCAAGTTCGACTCGGTCGCCGGCACCGTGGACATGTCCCTCGGCAAAGGACACCAGGCGGTTCAGCACGTGCCTTACGGCACGGTGAAGAAAGTCGGCGGCAAGGTCACGCTCATCAACGTCAAGTACTACCCGCCGGAGCAGATCAGCCCACCCGACGGGATGAAGAGCGTCGAATGGATCCGATCGGGCTTCAAACGCTGA
- a CDS encoding LemA family protein — MKRTLALIGALAAALLGGCGYNTLQAQDEGIKAAWAEVLNQYQRRADLVPNLVNTVKGFAAQEQSVLQGVTDARARVGAIQATPELIEDEAAFQKFIAAQAEMTSALSRLLLVVENYPQLKSDQNFRDLQAQLEGTENRIAVARQRYIRAVQEYNTTVRSFPTNLTAMLFGFRTKPSFTVENEQAISRPPTVDFSRPERQRAQ; from the coding sequence ATGAAAAGAACATTGGCACTGATCGGGGCGCTGGCGGCCGCATTGCTCGGCGGTTGCGGCTACAACACGCTGCAAGCGCAGGACGAAGGCATCAAGGCGGCGTGGGCGGAAGTGCTCAACCAGTATCAGCGGCGCGCCGATCTGGTGCCGAACCTGGTCAACACGGTCAAGGGCTTCGCCGCTCAGGAGCAGAGCGTCCTGCAGGGCGTGACCGACGCGCGCGCCCGCGTGGGCGCGATCCAGGCCACGCCGGAACTGATCGAAGACGAAGCCGCTTTTCAGAAGTTCATTGCCGCGCAGGCTGAAATGACTTCGGCGCTCTCGCGCCTGCTGCTGGTTGTGGAGAACTACCCGCAACTGAAATCGGACCAGAACTTCCGCGACCTGCAGGCGCAGCTCGAAGGCACTGAAAACCGCATCGCCGTGGCCCGGCAGCGCTACATCCGCGCAGTGCAGGAGTACAACACCACGGTGCGCAGCTTCCCGACCAATCTGACCGCGATGCTCTTCGGTTTCAGGACCAAGCCCTCGTTCACGGTCGAAAACGAGCAGGCGATCTCACGGCCGCCCACCGTGGACTTCTCGCGGCCGGAACGGCAGCGCGCGCAGTAA
- the lplT gene encoding lysophospholipid transporter LplT has translation MNRGFYTILAAQFFSALADNALLFAAIALLANLEAPPWQTPVLQQFFVFSYIVLAPFVGPFADALPKGRVMFVANAVKLTGCAMMLFDLHPLLAYGVVGIGAAMYSPAKYGILTEYLPHHQLVLANGWMEGLTVAAIILGAVLGGFMLAPHFYLMVLGAGGSASPLLESPAKLAILTILGLYLTAAAINLYIPRVAIDHKLPKRTPLFILQDFWHSFRLLWRDPLGQVSLAVTTLFWGAGATLRLIVLSWAALALNFDLERATQLTAVVAVGIALGSVLAARYVPLTGAVRVLPVGIAMGLAVIAMVFIDDWRLAVAMLILIGAMGGYFVVPMNALLQHRGHLLMGAGHSIAVQNFNENLSILAMLGAYALMLRADLTIRTIIVLFGLLVAGAMYIIYLKHRQDQVI, from the coding sequence ATGAACCGGGGGTTCTACACGATCCTCGCGGCGCAGTTCTTCTCGGCACTGGCAGACAATGCGCTGCTGTTCGCCGCGATCGCGCTCCTCGCCAATCTTGAGGCGCCGCCCTGGCAGACCCCGGTCTTGCAGCAGTTCTTCGTTTTTTCCTACATCGTGCTGGCGCCCTTTGTCGGCCCGTTCGCGGACGCGCTCCCCAAGGGCCGCGTCATGTTCGTCGCCAATGCCGTCAAGCTGACCGGCTGCGCGATGATGCTGTTCGACCTGCATCCGCTGCTCGCCTACGGCGTGGTGGGCATCGGCGCCGCGATGTATTCTCCGGCCAAGTACGGCATCCTCACGGAATATCTGCCGCATCACCAGCTGGTGCTGGCCAACGGCTGGATGGAGGGGCTGACCGTCGCGGCGATCATTCTGGGCGCGGTACTCGGCGGTTTCATGCTCGCACCGCATTTCTACCTCATGGTACTGGGTGCCGGCGGTTCTGCCAGTCCGCTGCTGGAAAGCCCCGCCAAGCTGGCGATCCTGACCATTCTCGGCCTGTATCTCACCGCGGCCGCGATCAATCTGTACATTCCCCGAGTGGCGATCGATCACAAGCTGCCCAAGCGCACTCCGCTCTTCATTCTGCAGGACTTCTGGCACAGCTTCCGCCTGCTGTGGCGCGATCCGCTGGGCCAGGTCTCGCTCGCGGTGACCACGCTTTTCTGGGGCGCGGGCGCCACTTTGCGCCTGATCGTGCTGTCGTGGGCGGCACTGGCGCTGAACTTCGATCTGGAACGGGCGACCCAGCTCACCGCCGTGGTCGCCGTGGGGATCGCACTCGGCTCGGTGCTGGCCGCTCGCTACGTACCGCTCACGGGCGCGGTGCGAGTGCTGCCGGTGGGCATCGCCATGGGTCTGGCGGTGATCGCGATGGTTTTCATCGACGACTGGCGTCTGGCCGTGGCCATGCTGATCCTGATCGGGGCCATGGGCGGCTATTTCGTGGTGCCGATGAACGCCCTGCTGCAGCATCGCGGCCACCTGCTGATGGGCGCCGGTCACTCGATCGCCGTGCAGAACTTCAACGAAAACCTGTCGATCCTGGCCATGCTGGGCGCCTATGCGCTGATGTTGCGCGCCGATCTCACGATCCGAACGATCATCGTGCTCTTCGGCCTGCTGGTGGCGGGCGCCATGTACATCATCTACCTCAAGCACCGCCAGGACCAGGTCATCTGA
- the rimI gene encoding ribosomal protein S18-alanine N-acetyltransferase — MSAQLDRVPRFRPMREADLDRIARIEREIYSHPWTRGNFADSIEAGYGCRVMECGGELIGYGVLMLGVQEAHLLNLSVAAPWQGKGYGRALLMHFIDLARRSEADHLFLEVRPSNGAARRLYADVGFREVSVRRGYYPASPGREDAILMGYAL; from the coding sequence ATGAGCGCACAGCTGGACCGGGTGCCGAGATTCCGGCCAATGCGGGAGGCCGATCTCGACCGAATCGCCCGCATCGAGCGCGAGATCTATTCGCACCCCTGGACGCGCGGGAACTTCGCCGATTCGATCGAGGCCGGCTACGGTTGCCGGGTGATGGAATGCGGCGGCGAGCTGATCGGCTATGGCGTGCTGATGCTCGGGGTGCAGGAAGCGCACCTGCTCAACCTCAGCGTGGCCGCGCCTTGGCAGGGCAAGGGCTACGGCCGGGCGCTGCTCATGCACTTCATCGACCTCGCGCGCCGCTCCGAGGCCGATCACCTCTTCCTCGAGGTCAGGCCGTCCAACGGTGCGGCGCGCCGACTCTACGCCGACGTCGGCTTCCGTGAGGTGAGCGTGAGGCGTGGATACTATCCGGCCAGTCCGGGACGCGAGGATGCCATCCTGATGGGGTACGCCTTGTGA
- a CDS encoding HD domain-containing phosphohydrolase — protein MKIKKTIDELKPGMFVLELDRPWLDTPFPLQGFLVQSPEDIETLREYCEYVFIDPLREQIGANTARLRAGPLASLATGKDARVPLGVQSYPIERSVEEELPSAKVAYDSAIETLTQIRNSIERGRALDAEAVSRLVEGLVGTIVSNPDALMLILRMRKEAQPAYVQAMSVAAHMLAFGRHLGLPIPELALLGMAGLLLDVGKLRLPRELVDKKQLLSRAEYALMKRHVQYGEDILRQTKGTPERVVEIVAQHHERENGSGYPRGLRGTELTVYGRMAGIVDCYRELTFGGPAGTAVSPYEAMEVIHGWGGKFLHPVLVEQFTQCIGIYPVGSLVELNTGEVAIVVAHNRAYRLRPRLMIILDPHKREYPAPKSVDLMHAPIADAGVPYEIKRALEPGMFGIEPRDYYL, from the coding sequence GTGAAGATCAAGAAGACGATCGACGAGTTGAAACCGGGCATGTTCGTGCTCGAGCTGGATCGTCCGTGGCTCGACACGCCGTTTCCCCTGCAGGGATTTCTGGTGCAGTCGCCGGAGGACATCGAGACCCTGCGCGAGTACTGCGAGTACGTATTCATCGATCCGCTGCGCGAGCAGATCGGGGCCAACACGGCGCGCCTGCGGGCCGGGCCGCTGGCGAGTCTTGCCACGGGGAAGGATGCGCGAGTGCCACTCGGAGTGCAGTCCTACCCCATCGAACGCAGCGTCGAAGAGGAACTGCCCAGCGCCAAGGTGGCCTACGACAGTGCAATCGAGACCTTGACGCAGATACGCAACAGCATCGAGCGCGGCAGAGCGCTCGATGCGGAGGCCGTCTCGAGGCTGGTCGAGGGCCTGGTCGGAACGATCGTGTCCAACCCGGACGCGCTAATGCTGATCTTGCGCATGCGCAAAGAGGCGCAACCGGCATACGTGCAGGCGATGTCGGTGGCGGCTCACATGCTGGCGTTCGGCCGCCATCTCGGTCTTCCCATCCCGGAGCTTGCGCTGCTCGGCATGGCCGGGCTGCTGCTCGATGTGGGCAAGCTCCGGCTTCCGAGAGAGCTGGTGGACAAGAAACAGCTCCTGTCGCGGGCCGAATATGCGCTCATGAAGCGTCACGTGCAGTACGGGGAGGACATCCTGCGGCAGACAAAGGGAACGCCTGAACGCGTCGTCGAGATCGTGGCGCAGCACCACGAGCGCGAGAACGGCAGCGGGTATCCGCGAGGCTTGCGCGGCACCGAGCTCACCGTCTATGGCAGGATGGCGGGCATCGTGGACTGCTATCGCGAACTTACTTTCGGCGGGCCGGCCGGTACGGCGGTGTCTCCTTATGAAGCGATGGAGGTGATCCACGGTTGGGGCGGGAAGTTCCTGCATCCGGTGCTGGTGGAGCAGTTCACGCAGTGCATCGGGATCTATCCGGTCGGCAGCCTCGTGGAGCTGAACACCGGTGAGGTGGCGATCGTGGTGGCGCACAACCGGGCGTATCGGCTGCGCCCGCGCCTGATGATCATTCTGGACCCGCACAAGCGCGAGTACCCGGCGCCGAAATCGGTGGACCTGATGCACGCGCCGATTGCCGATGCCGGCGTGCCTTACGAGATCAAGCGCGCACTCGAACCCGGGATGTTCGGTATCGAGCCTCGGGACTATT
- the alr gene encoding alanine racemase, whose translation MPRPVRATIDLGALRHNLAIAQRAAGNASLLAVVKANAYGHGLERVLPALQAADGLALVELERAVALRESGYRKPILMLGGFYESCDVEVFAQQRLAAVVHDEEQILMLEAARNVMPIDVFLKVNTGMNRLGFEPARVEAAIRRLRASGKLGALTLMTHFANADDARGVDWQLAALPDGALGKHWPRSMANSAALLRYPAARGDWVRPGIMLYGSSPFAEISAAELGLRPVMTLETRIVAVQRLRPGDRVGYGGTFTAQEPMRIGVIACGYADGYPRHAPSGTPVLVAGRLSRTVGLVSMDLICVDLTRMPQAGVGSRVVLWGEGMPVDEIARSAKTVSYELLCALSARVPVTVMESP comes from the coding sequence ATGCCCCGTCCGGTCCGCGCCACCATCGATCTGGGCGCTCTTCGCCACAATCTTGCGATTGCGCAGCGCGCCGCCGGCAACGCGTCGCTCCTGGCAGTGGTGAAGGCCAATGCCTATGGCCACGGGCTGGAGCGGGTGCTGCCCGCTCTGCAGGCCGCCGACGGCCTGGCGCTGGTGGAGCTGGAAAGGGCTGTCGCGCTGCGCGAGAGCGGCTACCGCAAACCGATTCTGATGCTCGGAGGGTTCTACGAATCCTGCGACGTGGAGGTGTTCGCGCAGCAGCGTCTCGCGGCGGTGGTCCACGACGAGGAACAGATCCTCATGCTGGAAGCGGCGCGCAACGTCATGCCGATCGACGTTTTCCTGAAGGTGAACACGGGTATGAATCGGCTCGGCTTCGAGCCGGCACGGGTCGAAGCTGCCATCCGCCGCCTGCGCGCCTCGGGCAAGCTCGGCGCGCTCACCTTGATGACGCACTTCGCCAACGCTGACGATGCCCGCGGCGTGGACTGGCAGCTGGCGGCGCTTCCCGATGGCGCTCTGGGAAAACATTGGCCGCGTTCCATGGCGAACTCTGCGGCCTTGCTGCGCTATCCCGCGGCGCGCGGCGACTGGGTGCGGCCCGGTATCATGCTCTACGGCAGCTCGCCCTTTGCGGAGATTTCCGCCGCTGAACTCGGCTTGCGGCCGGTCATGACGCTGGAAACGCGGATCGTGGCCGTGCAGCGGCTGCGCCCTGGGGATCGCGTGGGCTACGGCGGTACGTTTACCGCGCAGGAACCGATGCGCATCGGCGTGATCGCCTGCGGCTATGCGGACGGCTATCCGCGCCATGCGCCGAGCGGCACGCCGGTGCTGGTGGCGGGACGGCTCAGCCGCACGGTGGGGCTGGTCTCGATGGACCTGATCTGCGTGGATCTCACGCGCATGCCGCAGGCCGGCGTGGGGAGCCGCGTGGTGCTCTGGGGGGAAGGAATGCCGGTGGACGAGATCGCCAGGAGTGCAAAGACGGTGAGCTACGAGCTGTTGTGCGCGCTGAGCGCCCGGGTTCCCGTCACGGTGATGGAATCCCCGTGA
- a CDS encoding uracil-DNA glycosylase gives MPLWIRRENARAPVAQPPEPDSPSRDLLAGPARDIDVSAMDWVQLKAAVAACTRCALHRGRTQAVFGVGDERAEWLFVGEGPGAEEDARGEPFVGQAGRLLDNMLAAIGLKRGHNVYIANIVKCRPPGNRTPEPAEVHACEPYLTRQIALIRPRLIVALGKVAANNLLGTEATIGSLRGRVHDCRGTPLIVTYHPAYLLRNLTDKAKAWEDLCLAVETMRALKARPGAPS, from the coding sequence ATGCCGCTCTGGATTCGCCGCGAAAATGCGCGTGCGCCCGTCGCGCAGCCGCCCGAACCGGACAGCCCGTCGCGCGATCTGCTCGCCGGACCGGCCCGCGACATCGACGTGTCCGCCATGGACTGGGTGCAGTTGAAAGCGGCGGTGGCCGCCTGCACGCGCTGCGCGCTGCACAGGGGGCGCACGCAAGCCGTGTTCGGGGTCGGCGACGAGCGTGCCGAATGGCTCTTTGTCGGTGAAGGGCCGGGTGCCGAGGAAGACGCGCGCGGAGAGCCCTTCGTCGGGCAGGCAGGCCGGCTGCTCGACAACATGCTGGCGGCGATCGGACTCAAGCGCGGACACAACGTCTACATCGCCAACATCGTCAAGTGCCGTCCGCCCGGCAACCGCACCCCGGAACCGGCCGAGGTCCACGCTTGCGAGCCGTACCTGACGCGCCAGATCGCGCTGATCCGGCCGCGGCTCATCGTCGCGCTGGGCAAGGTCGCGGCCAACAATCTTCTGGGTACGGAAGCGACCATCGGCAGCCTGAGGGGGCGCGTGCACGACTGCCGCGGCACGCCGCTCATCGTGACCTATCACCCGGCCTATCTGCTGCGCAATCTCACCGACAAGGCCAAGGCGTGGGAGGACCTGTGCCTTGCCGTGGAAACCATGCGCGCGTTGAAAGCGCGTCCTGGCGCCCCAAGCTAA
- a CDS encoding TPM domain-containing protein, whose protein sequence is MNPGRLLRHLVTPDWAVNRVLPRPAMQRIEEAIEASERRHGGQVRVAVEAALDPWSVLRDLSARERAIDVFSALRVWDTEHNNGVLLYLLLADHDIEIVADRGIARKVPDTQWEAICREMESRLKNHDFEQAVITGIDAVSAHLARHFPPSGAPLNELPDSPVQIR, encoded by the coding sequence ATGAATCCCGGACGGTTGCTGCGCCATCTCGTGACTCCCGACTGGGCGGTGAACCGGGTCCTGCCGCGCCCTGCGATGCAGCGTATCGAGGAGGCGATCGAGGCGTCGGAGCGCCGGCATGGCGGGCAGGTCCGCGTCGCCGTGGAAGCTGCGCTCGACCCATGGTCGGTTCTGCGCGACTTGTCGGCGCGCGAACGGGCGATCGACGTATTCTCCGCGCTGCGCGTATGGGACACCGAGCACAATAACGGCGTCCTGCTCTATCTGTTGCTGGCCGATCACGACATCGAGATCGTGGCCGATCGCGGCATCGCGCGCAAAGTGCCCGACACGCAGTGGGAGGCGATCTGCCGGGAAATGGAAAGCCGCCTGAAGAACCACGACTTCGAGCAGGCGGTGATCACCGGTATCGACGCGGTGAGCGCGCATCTGGCGCGGCATTTCCCCCCTTCAGGGGCGCCGCTCAACGAGTTGCCCGATTCGCCGGTGCAGATCAGATGA
- the tsaB gene encoding tRNA (adenosine(37)-N6)-threonylcarbamoyltransferase complex dimerization subunit type 1 TsaB, whose protein sequence is MNVLALETSTEYCSVALLCPGAVSVREAHAGQRHSDLILSMVDEVLNEARIELVDLHGIAFGAGPGSFTGLRIACGVAQGLAFGAGLPLAPVTTLAALARAAGGSKIVACLDARMEEIYHAAYKRTQTGVREVSAPVLCTALGAPALEGDGWLGCGSGFDRHEERLRQRYGAQLAEVRHGLHPHAREVAMLGAEILRAGAGVPAERAVPLYVRDKVALKMDEQR, encoded by the coding sequence TTGAACGTACTCGCGCTCGAAACCTCCACCGAATACTGCAGCGTCGCGCTGCTGTGTCCGGGGGCTGTGTCGGTGCGCGAAGCGCACGCCGGACAGCGCCATTCCGATCTGATCCTGTCGATGGTGGACGAGGTGCTCAACGAAGCAAGGATCGAACTCGTTGACCTGCACGGAATCGCGTTCGGTGCAGGTCCCGGTTCGTTCACCGGATTGCGCATTGCCTGCGGCGTTGCCCAGGGCCTGGCGTTCGGCGCGGGATTGCCGCTTGCCCCGGTGACCACGCTGGCGGCACTGGCGCGGGCAGCGGGCGGGTCGAAGATCGTGGCCTGTCTGGATGCGCGCATGGAGGAGATCTATCACGCCGCCTACAAGCGCACGCAGACCGGCGTGCGTGAAGTGTCGGCGCCGGTGCTGTGCACTGCGCTCGGCGCGCCTGCGCTCGAAGGGGACGGCTGGCTCGGTTGCGGCAGCGGGTTCGATCGCCATGAAGAGCGCCTGCGGCAGCGCTATGGCGCGCAGCTCGCGGAGGTCCGGCACGGCCTGCATCCGCACGCGCGCGAAGTGGCGATGCTGGGCGCCGAAATCCTGCGCGCGGGCGCCGGAGTCCCCGCCGAGCGAGCGGTTCCGCTCTATGTCCGGGACAAGGTCGCCCTCAAGATGGACGAACAGCGATGA
- a CDS encoding TPM domain-containing protein yields MLARAFALLGALAAFGHATAEVAVPALTGRVVDLTGTLSAAQVQRLDSTLAAFEREKGTQIVVLLIPTTAGEPIESFGIRVAEQWKIGRKGIDDGVIVIVAKEDRAMRLEIGYGLEGVIPDAVAKRLIEDEFVPRFRQGDWFGGLSIGLERLMQRIAGEPLPAPAARERPPSGQALETYLVLFFLLVFVVGGLLRALLGRFGGAALIGGVAGFAAWLVIGSLLLALAVGVVAFVLNLFGGARAGWPARYGHGWGGGGFGGGLGGGGLRGGGGGFGGGGASGRW; encoded by the coding sequence GTGCTGGCTCGAGCTTTCGCGCTGCTGGGGGCGCTGGCCGCCTTCGGCCATGCCACCGCCGAGGTGGCGGTGCCCGCGCTCACCGGGCGGGTGGTGGATCTCACCGGCACGCTCAGCGCAGCGCAGGTCCAGCGGCTCGACTCGACACTGGCCGCGTTCGAGCGCGAGAAGGGGACGCAGATCGTGGTGCTGCTGATCCCCACCACGGCTGGGGAGCCGATCGAATCGTTCGGTATCCGCGTGGCGGAGCAATGGAAGATCGGCCGCAAGGGGATCGACGACGGCGTCATCGTGATCGTGGCGAAGGAGGACCGGGCGATGCGTCTGGAGATAGGCTACGGGTTGGAAGGCGTGATCCCCGACGCCGTGGCCAAGCGGCTGATCGAGGACGAGTTCGTGCCGCGCTTCAGGCAGGGCGACTGGTTCGGCGGGCTGTCGATCGGCCTCGAGCGCTTGATGCAGCGGATCGCCGGCGAACCGTTGCCCGCACCGGCGGCGCGCGAGCGCCCGCCCAGCGGCCAAGCGCTGGAAACTTATTTGGTGTTGTTCTTCCTCCTGGTGTTCGTGGTCGGCGGCCTGTTGCGGGCGTTGCTCGGACGCTTCGGCGGCGCCGCGCTGATCGGCGGTGTGGCGGGTTTTGCCGCCTGGCTCGTGATCGGCTCGCTGCTGCTGGCGTTAGCGGTCGGGGTGGTCGCCTTCGTCCTGAATCTGTTCGGTGGCGCGCGTGCGGGCTGGCCCGCAAGGTACGGCCATGGCTGGGGCGGAGGAGGCTTCGGCGGCGGACTGGGAGGTGGCGGCTTGCGCGGAGGCGGCGGGGGCTTCGGCGGTGGCGGCGCCTCGGGGCGATGGTGA